One part of the Marinobacterium rhizophilum genome encodes these proteins:
- a CDS encoding response regulator transcription factor, which translates to MRILIVEDDQTLAEAISRRLCKQGHAADVAADGGRADSILRHQAFDLIILDLNLPGLGGEQVLARLRQRNSKTPVLARLRQRNSKTPVLVLTARGQIEDRISLLDLGADDYLTKPFDFGELEARSRALLRRSQGQAQDRLSLGNTELDRHACTVTVGGEPVALKQREFRLLEIFLSHQGRVLSKEELLDHLYSFDETPGANAIELYVARLRKKLTHSSVQIRTLRGLGYVVENAPA; encoded by the coding sequence ATGCGTATACTTATCGTGGAAGATGACCAGACCCTGGCCGAGGCCATTAGCCGGCGCCTTTGCAAGCAGGGGCACGCCGCCGATGTGGCCGCCGATGGCGGCCGCGCCGACAGCATTCTGCGGCACCAGGCGTTCGATCTGATCATTCTGGATCTGAACCTGCCGGGGCTGGGAGGCGAGCAGGTGCTGGCCCGGCTGCGGCAGCGCAACAGCAAGACTCCGGTGCTGGCCCGGCTGCGGCAGCGCAACAGCAAGACTCCGGTGCTGGTACTGACTGCGCGCGGCCAGATCGAAGACCGCATCAGCCTGCTGGACCTGGGCGCCGATGACTACCTCACCAAGCCGTTCGATTTTGGCGAGCTGGAGGCCCGCAGTCGGGCCTTGCTGCGGCGCAGCCAGGGCCAGGCGCAGGATCGGCTCAGCCTGGGCAATACCGAGCTGGACCGTCACGCCTGCACTGTAACGGTGGGCGGTGAGCCGGTGGCGCTGAAGCAGCGCGAGTTTCGCCTGCTGGAAATATTCCTGAGCCACCAGGGCCGGGTGCTGAGCAAGGAAGAGCTGCTGGATCACCTGTACAGCTTTGATGAAACGCCGGGCGCCAATGCGATTGAGCTGTATGTGGCGCGCCTGCGCAAGAAACTCACGCACAGTTCGGTGCAGATACGCACGCTCAGGGGGCTTGGCTATGTGGTCGAAAATGCGCCTGCCTGA
- a CDS encoding ABC transporter substrate-binding protein — protein MRLPWIAALLPGWLLLSLLGSAQADTLWELPARQQESAVLQIYGGADYAAIAPLLQAYQGAYPSVRLLYREFGTQELYHRFLAQLPRAPDLVMSSAMDLQFKLVNDGHAQAYRSAQTQALPDWARWRNEIFGITYEPAVMVINSGFLDNETLPSSRAELIDLIRRKGDQVRGRIGTFDIEKVGLGYLVWSHDNLRTASNGRLLESFSLHDARLFNSSAAMLQQVAEGQIVIAYNVLGSYAHAWARQYPVLNVIMPSDYTTVIMRSAFIPRAAENTLDAQRFLDFMLSLQGQQILADQSSLYPIREEVSGETGAQKLRLSNNSPLRPVPLGVSLLVLTDGMKRSLALEEWRDAFGARE, from the coding sequence ATGCGCTTGCCCTGGATCGCCGCCCTGCTGCCGGGCTGGCTGTTACTTTCGCTGCTTGGTTCCGCGCAGGCCGACACCCTGTGGGAACTGCCCGCCAGGCAGCAGGAAAGCGCGGTATTACAGATTTATGGTGGCGCCGACTACGCGGCCATCGCCCCCCTGCTGCAGGCCTACCAGGGGGCGTATCCGTCGGTGCGGCTGCTGTACCGCGAGTTCGGTACCCAGGAGCTGTACCACCGCTTTTTGGCGCAGCTGCCGCGCGCACCGGACCTGGTCATGAGCTCGGCGATGGACCTGCAGTTCAAGCTGGTCAACGATGGCCATGCCCAGGCCTACCGCTCGGCGCAGACGCAGGCGCTGCCGGACTGGGCTCGCTGGCGCAACGAGATTTTCGGCATCACCTACGAGCCGGCGGTGATGGTGATCAACAGCGGTTTTCTGGACAACGAAACGCTGCCCTCGAGCCGCGCTGAACTGATCGACCTGATCCGGCGCAAGGGGGACCAGGTACGCGGCCGCATTGGCACCTTTGATATCGAAAAGGTTGGTCTTGGCTACCTGGTCTGGTCTCACGACAATCTGCGCACCGCCAGCAACGGCCGCCTGCTGGAGTCTTTCAGCCTGCATGACGCCCGGCTCTTCAACAGCAGTGCCGCCATGCTGCAGCAGGTGGCTGAGGGCCAGATCGTTATCGCCTACAACGTGCTGGGCTCCTATGCCCATGCCTGGGCGCGGCAGTACCCGGTGCTGAACGTGATCATGCCCAGCGACTACACCACGGTCATCATGCGCAGTGCCTTTATTCCCAGGGCGGCCGAAAATACCCTGGACGCTCAACGCTTTCTCGACTTCATGCTGTCGTTGCAGGGCCAGCAGATACTGGCAGACCAGTCGAGCCTGTATCCCATCCGCGAAGAAGTCTCGGGCGAGACCGGCGCCCAGAAATTACGGCTGTCCAACAACAGTCCGCTACGGCCTGTCCCGCTGGGCGTGTCGCTGCTGGTGTTGACGGATGGGATGAAGCGCAGCCTGGCCCTGGAGGAATGGCGCGATGCCTTCGGGGCACGCGAATAG
- a CDS encoding peroxiredoxin: MAVRIGDEAPDFSADTTEGTLQFHSWIGDSWAILFSHPKDFTPVCTTELGYMAKLKPEFERRNCKVIGLSIDPVSDHHAWMGDIEETQGCAVNYPMIGDPDLHVAKLYDMIHPNASGDKARTAADNATIRSVFLIGPDKKVKAMLTYPMSTGRNFDEVLRLLDSCQLTAKHKVATPVNWKQGEDVIIVPAVSDADAKAKFPDGWKAPKPYLRIVPQPK; this comes from the coding sequence ATGGCTGTTCGAATTGGTGACGAAGCGCCGGACTTCAGTGCAGACACCACCGAAGGTACCCTGCAGTTTCATTCCTGGATCGGCGACAGCTGGGCCATCCTGTTTTCCCACCCCAAGGACTTCACCCCGGTATGCACCACGGAACTCGGCTATATGGCCAAGCTCAAGCCCGAGTTCGAGCGACGCAACTGCAAGGTTATCGGCCTGAGTATTGACCCGGTCAGTGACCACCACGCCTGGATGGGCGATATCGAGGAAACCCAGGGCTGCGCCGTCAACTACCCGATGATTGGCGACCCGGACCTGCATGTCGCCAAGCTGTACGACATGATTCACCCCAATGCCAGTGGCGACAAGGCGCGTACCGCCGCCGACAACGCCACCATTCGTTCGGTGTTTCTGATCGGGCCGGACAAGAAGGTCAAGGCCATGCTCACCTATCCCATGAGCACGGGCCGCAACTTCGACGAAGTGCTGCGCCTGCTCGACTCCTGCCAGCTCACCGCCAAGCACAAGGTGGCCACGCCGGTGAACTGGAAACAGGGCGAAGACGTCATCATCGTGCCGGCGGTCTCCGATGCCGACGCCAAAGCCAAGTTCCCCGACGGCTGGAAGGCGCCCAAACCCTACCTGCGTATCGTGCCGCAGCCAAAGTAG
- a CDS encoding ABC transporter permease encodes MEPLITEEYYSLSLAQVGLAALLLLVNVALSIGLQLGLTRSLLVASARMTVQLLLVGLILEWVFALRAPLPVLGIALVMATLAGVTAAGRTRLRFAGMYWDSLLSVLGAAMLVTGAALAGIVRVEPWYNPQYLIPMLGMVLGNILNGINLGLDRFTTCLFDRSALIDSRLALGATRWEAARSEIREALHTALTPAINSMLVMGVVSLPGMMTGQILAGAAPTDAVRYQIVIIFMITSAAALGSLGAILLAYRRLFNARHQFLKQLLEKR; translated from the coding sequence ATGGAACCCCTGATCACCGAGGAGTACTACTCCCTAAGCCTGGCCCAGGTTGGACTGGCGGCACTGCTGTTGCTGGTCAACGTTGCGCTCTCGATCGGCCTGCAGCTGGGGCTGACCCGCTCGCTGCTGGTGGCCAGTGCCCGCATGACGGTGCAGCTGCTGCTGGTTGGCCTGATCCTGGAATGGGTGTTCGCGTTGCGCGCCCCGCTGCCGGTACTGGGCATCGCCCTGGTGATGGCCACCCTCGCCGGAGTGACCGCCGCCGGCCGCACCCGGCTGCGCTTTGCCGGCATGTATTGGGACAGCCTGCTGTCTGTCCTGGGTGCCGCCATGCTGGTGACCGGGGCGGCGCTGGCGGGCATCGTTCGGGTCGAGCCCTGGTACAACCCGCAATACCTGATTCCCATGCTCGGCATGGTACTGGGGAACATTCTTAACGGTATCAATCTGGGGCTCGACCGTTTCACCACCTGCCTGTTCGACCGCAGCGCCCTGATCGACAGCCGCCTGGCGCTGGGGGCCACCCGCTGGGAAGCGGCGCGCAGCGAGATCCGCGAAGCACTGCATACGGCCCTGACCCCCGCCATCAACAGCATGCTGGTCATGGGCGTGGTCAGCCTGCCCGGCATGATGACCGGCCAGATCCTGGCCGGTGCCGCCCCCACCGATGCCGTGCGTTACCAGATCGTGATCATCTTCATGATCACCTCGGCCGCGGCCCTGGGCTCACTCGGTGCCATCCTGCTGGCCTACCGGCGCCTGTTCAATGCCCGCCACCAGTTTCTGAAGCAGCTGCTTGAGAAACGCTAA
- the aroE gene encoding shikimate dehydrogenase: MSANFLSELTGSFSRPSAENPTVAMMEAAYRHHGLDWRYINCEVAPEDLGAAVLGARAMGWAGFNCSIPHKVAVIEHLDGLGESARIIGAVNTVVRRGDRLEGENTDGQGFVESLAPVLDLAGKTVVLLGAGGAARAVAVELALAGVARIWVLNRDPGRGQALAHLINSKTPARADFVPWDRTFAVPAGTDVLVNATSIGLYPDLEACPDIDLASLRPGLVVADAIPNPPRTALIRAAEARGCRVLDGLGMLVNQGRIAIRYWSGIEADARVMRACLERVLGLTA; this comes from the coding sequence ATGAGTGCTAATTTTCTGAGTGAACTGACCGGGTCTTTCTCACGGCCGTCGGCGGAGAATCCCACGGTAGCAATGATGGAGGCGGCGTACCGTCACCATGGGCTGGACTGGCGCTACATTAATTGCGAGGTGGCGCCAGAGGATCTCGGGGCGGCGGTGCTCGGTGCGCGGGCGATGGGCTGGGCGGGTTTTAACTGTTCGATTCCGCACAAGGTGGCGGTGATTGAGCATCTGGATGGGCTGGGTGAGTCGGCGCGTATTATTGGCGCAGTGAATACGGTGGTGCGTCGTGGGGATCGCCTGGAGGGCGAGAACACGGATGGCCAGGGTTTTGTCGAGTCGTTGGCACCGGTGCTGGATCTGGCAGGCAAGACGGTGGTGCTGCTGGGGGCCGGCGGTGCAGCCCGGGCCGTGGCGGTGGAGCTGGCGCTGGCCGGTGTGGCACGGATCTGGGTGCTCAATCGTGATCCGGGGCGCGGCCAGGCACTGGCACACCTGATAAACAGCAAGACGCCTGCCAGGGCGGACTTCGTGCCCTGGGATCGTACCTTTGCGGTGCCTGCCGGCACCGATGTGTTGGTGAATGCTACCAGTATTGGGCTTTACCCGGACCTGGAGGCCTGCCCGGATATCGATCTGGCGTCGTTGCGCCCAGGCCTGGTGGTGGCCGATGCGATTCCCAATCCGCCGCGCACGGCGCTGATCCGGGCCGCCGAGGCGCGTGGCTGCAGGGTGCTGGATGGCCTCGGGATGCTGGTGAACCAGGGGCGCATCGCAATTCGTTACTGGAGTGGTATCGAAGCGGATGCCCGGGTGATGCGCGCTTGCCTTGAGCGGGTGCTGGGACTGACCGCTTAG
- a CDS encoding sensor histidine kinase, giving the protein MWSKMRLPELARWSIRRKLLWVTGLLLLIVSLLAVRAAQSYAQRSAQLSYDRLLNGAALQIAEQISLRHGKLVADLPRAAFETLALAPDDRVYYRIGGPGGEHITGYADLPRPPARQGEERVLDSSGGTAGDGFRTQVFDADYRGEAVRFLVLERLLTETDFSGFVQIQVGQTVLARTALADDIGLRALQLIALLFGVALLLVSVGIWMTLRPLERLNRALSTRSSVDLSPLDVAVPREISKLVGTINHFMQQLGGTLDGLQRFTSEAAHQIRTPLAGLRSQAQNALDEDDASLRRRQLGRVLESADRLTDTVNQLLNQAVLAHRLRSQQMQPVALDTLVLELCRELALPALEQGVELGFEGDSEVWVQGNAFALRQMVQNILENAIRYSDPGSEVRIELHQSAGHVSLAVADAGPGIPDAEKPLVFERFYRSPGNSRTGSGLGLAIAKEVASYHRATLKLSDNQPAGLVVTVRFHRRSVP; this is encoded by the coding sequence ATGTGGTCGAAAATGCGCCTGCCTGAACTGGCACGCTGGTCGATCCGGCGCAAGCTGCTGTGGGTAACCGGTCTGCTGTTGCTGATTGTATCCCTGCTGGCGGTGCGGGCAGCGCAGAGCTACGCCCAGCGCTCGGCACAACTGTCCTACGATCGCCTGTTAAATGGCGCCGCCCTGCAGATCGCCGAACAGATCTCGCTGCGCCACGGCAAGCTGGTGGCGGACCTGCCCCGCGCCGCCTTCGAAACCCTGGCACTGGCGCCGGATGATCGCGTCTACTACCGCATAGGCGGGCCGGGGGGTGAGCACATTACCGGCTATGCCGACCTGCCCAGGCCCCCGGCCCGGCAGGGGGAGGAAAGGGTGCTCGACAGCAGTGGTGGCACTGCCGGCGATGGCTTCAGAACGCAGGTTTTCGATGCTGACTACCGGGGTGAAGCCGTGCGCTTTCTGGTGCTCGAACGGCTGCTGACCGAGACCGACTTCAGTGGCTTCGTGCAGATCCAGGTTGGCCAGACGGTATTGGCCCGCACGGCGCTCGCCGATGATATCGGCCTGCGGGCACTGCAGCTGATCGCGCTGCTGTTTGGCGTGGCGCTGCTGCTGGTGTCGGTTGGCATCTGGATGACGCTGCGCCCGCTGGAGCGGCTCAACCGGGCGCTGTCTACGCGCTCGTCGGTGGACCTGAGTCCGCTGGATGTGGCCGTGCCGCGGGAAATATCCAAGCTGGTGGGTACTATCAACCATTTCATGCAGCAGCTTGGCGGCACCCTGGATGGGCTGCAGCGTTTTACCAGCGAGGCGGCACACCAGATTCGCACGCCTTTGGCTGGCCTTCGCTCCCAGGCGCAGAATGCGCTGGACGAAGACGATGCCAGTCTGCGCCGCCGCCAGCTGGGGCGGGTGCTGGAGTCGGCGGATCGCCTTACGGATACCGTCAATCAGCTGCTCAACCAAGCGGTGCTGGCCCATCGCCTGCGCAGCCAGCAGATGCAGCCGGTGGCGCTGGATACGCTGGTGCTGGAGCTGTGCCGCGAGCTGGCGCTGCCCGCGCTGGAGCAGGGTGTGGAACTGGGCTTTGAGGGCGACAGCGAGGTTTGGGTGCAGGGCAATGCCTTTGCGTTGCGCCAGATGGTGCAGAACATTCTGGAAAACGCCATTCGTTACAGCGACCCGGGCAGCGAGGTGCGCATTGAGCTGCACCAGAGCGCGGGCCATGTCAGCCTGGCGGTAGCCGATGCCGGGCCGGGCATACCCGATGCCGAAAAACCACTGGTGTTCGAGCGCTTTTACCGCAGCCCGGGCAACAGCCGTACCGGCTCGGGCCTTGGGCTTGCCATTGCCAAGGAGGTGGCAAGCTACCACCGAGCCACCCTCAAACTGAGTGACAACCAGCCCGCGGGCCTGGTGGTTACGGTACGCTTTCACCGCCGGAGTGTCCCCTGA
- a CDS encoding DUF4124 domain-containing protein: MADPIYRWRDDRGVLHFSGVPPVGVEVEEVRPGRISVVSMPPARPAEPDCDPGAAEPCEVLPVPGKEASAAPGPLAEPDAVAEVPDRERRRDTLGSRSQRLRDYDRRERIGEIRSRREATRRYERDKPKTVSQQLRERAEGRAP; encoded by the coding sequence ATGGCAGACCCGATTTACCGCTGGCGGGATGACCGGGGTGTGCTGCATTTCAGTGGCGTGCCACCGGTGGGTGTGGAGGTCGAGGAAGTGCGTCCCGGGCGAATATCGGTGGTGTCGATGCCGCCGGCCAGGCCGGCCGAGCCGGATTGTGACCCGGGGGCAGCTGAACCCTGTGAGGTGCTGCCCGTGCCTGGCAAGGAGGCAAGCGCAGCGCCCGGGCCCCTGGCGGAGCCCGATGCGGTGGCGGAGGTTCCGGATCGGGAGCGCAGGCGGGATACGCTTGGCAGCCGCTCGCAGCGCCTGCGGGATTATGACCGGCGCGAGCGTATCGGCGAGATCAGGAGCCGGCGCGAAGCCACCAGGCGTTATGAGCGTGACAAGCCCAAAACGGTGTCACAGCAGCTGCGCGAGCGGGCTGAAGGCCGTGCTCCCTGA
- a CDS encoding ABC transporter ATP-binding protein produces MEPAHTTIKDTRSPSSVVQEANAGTLLQARNLGLQGEGRWVWRRLDLAITPGERVGLTGPSGSGKTALMRILAGLMPATEGDILLEQRALPHWPMPEYRSRIGYLAQRPELGDGATVEAVLNAPFTYRSRRHQAYPRQWIEQALETLGRDSSFLQRPVASLSGGEQQIAALLRLLALQPSIVLLDEPTAALDTGSTRQLESLLDAWQHAAPDRSWLWTSHDGAQLERMSTRTLALPWNP; encoded by the coding sequence GTGGAACCTGCACACACAACCATCAAAGACACCCGCAGCCCGTCGTCCGTTGTTCAGGAGGCGAACGCCGGCACCCTGCTGCAGGCGCGCAACCTGGGCCTGCAGGGCGAGGGGCGCTGGGTGTGGCGGCGGCTCGACCTGGCAATCACACCCGGTGAGCGGGTTGGGCTCACCGGGCCTTCCGGCAGCGGCAAAACCGCGCTGATGCGCATTCTGGCCGGACTCATGCCTGCCACCGAAGGCGATATCCTGCTTGAGCAACGCGCCCTGCCGCACTGGCCGATGCCGGAGTATCGCAGCCGTATCGGCTACCTGGCGCAGCGACCGGAGCTGGGCGACGGCGCTACCGTGGAAGCCGTGCTGAACGCCCCCTTTACCTACCGCAGCCGCCGTCATCAAGCCTATCCGCGCCAATGGATTGAGCAGGCGCTTGAAACCCTGGGGCGCGACAGCAGCTTCCTGCAACGCCCTGTGGCCTCGCTTTCAGGGGGTGAACAGCAGATTGCCGCCCTGTTGCGGTTGCTGGCATTGCAACCTTCAATAGTGCTGCTGGATGAACCCACGGCGGCGCTGGATACAGGCTCGACCCGGCAGCTGGAGTCCCTGCTGGACGCCTGGCAGCACGCAGCCCCTGATCGCAGCTGGCTCTGGACCAGCCATGACGGCGCTCAGCTCGAACGCATGAGCACGCGAACCCTGGCACTGCCATGGAACCCCTGA
- a CDS encoding DUF4124 domain-containing protein: MPRCSLALVLMLFLASQVQAGVYKCEGPDGRISFSGKPCAQEKRQLEHRLSAEERRLAEDAEEAEAQRRQAETAEAPQDAYSRLMQRLAGQVYRRAGPVAEPDTALQPEPVPGTVPEVDNLVEGLVHRMEQGLTFEVEPGSSFDPVSNSPGDASVQQVAAYLAANLYNPASLEVIEWGPVLKVVQFNPQDFSSWKEYRVRLRFQAKNGLGHFVPLDQVFIISSDASVQRVTDFDGRPLQDY, encoded by the coding sequence ATGCCGCGCTGCAGCCTTGCCCTTGTTCTGATGCTGTTCCTGGCCAGCCAGGTTCAGGCCGGCGTGTACAAGTGCGAGGGGCCGGATGGCCGGATCAGCTTTTCCGGCAAGCCCTGTGCGCAAGAGAAGCGGCAGCTCGAACACCGGCTTTCAGCCGAGGAACGCCGCCTTGCAGAGGACGCTGAAGAAGCAGAGGCGCAACGCCGGCAGGCCGAAACGGCCGAAGCACCGCAGGATGCGTACAGCCGGCTCATGCAGCGGCTCGCCGGGCAGGTCTACCGCCGGGCGGGGCCGGTGGCCGAACCGGACACCGCGCTGCAGCCCGAACCCGTGCCGGGCACAGTGCCCGAGGTCGACAACCTGGTGGAGGGGCTGGTTCACAGGATGGAGCAGGGGCTCACTTTTGAGGTCGAACCCGGCAGCAGCTTCGATCCGGTAAGCAACAGCCCAGGCGATGCCTCGGTGCAGCAGGTCGCCGCCTACCTGGCCGCCAACCTGTACAACCCCGCCTCGCTCGAGGTCATCGAGTGGGGCCCCGTGCTGAAGGTGGTGCAATTCAACCCGCAGGATTTCAGTTCCTGGAAGGAGTACCGGGTCAGGCTCAGGTTCCAGGCCAAAAACGGCCTCGGCCACTTTGTTCCGCTCGACCAGGTGTTCATTATCAGCAGCGATGCAAGCGTGCAGCGGGTAACGGATTTCGATGGCCGCCCGCTGCAGGATTATTGA